The following proteins are encoded in a genomic region of Hydra vulgaris chromosome 05, alternate assembly HydraT2T_AEP:
- the LOC136080134 gene encoding TNF receptor-associated factor 5-like, giving the protein MAELKSLFYDNMLVLANQQDTKQLKQEITKLYHIVEENSTEFLALKISIQQPKEVKVIQHIFKDTQIIKLDQINLRLLSDEPIYTEPVYTSEGYRYRIKVYTRSTDINKLAIYFQLLRGDLDDALKWPFTKKVNLTLRDKDKFFARTTTNNNHFQVLDASSFDKPSEEYNVAVGFNNFITHEELKQFIINNNLFITITIQ; this is encoded by the coding sequence ATGGCAGAATTAAAAAGTCTCTTTTATGACAACATGTTGGTTTTAGCAAATCAACAAGATACAAAACAACTCAAACaagaaataacaaaactttatcataTCGTAGAAGAAAATAGCACAGAATTCTTAGCCTTAAAAATATCCATTCAACAACCTAAAGAAGTAAAGGTAATACAACACATTTTTAAAGACACGCAAATTATCAAACTCGACCAAATCAATCTCAGGCTATTATCAGATGAACCAATTTATACAGAACCAGTTTACACATCAGAAGGTTACCGTTATCGTATAAAAGTTTATACTCGAAGTACCGACATCAACAAACTAGCCATTTACTTTCAATTATTACGAGGTGACCTTGACGATGCTTTAAAATGGCCTTTTACCAAAAAAGTCAATTTGACCTTAAgagataaagataaattttttgctCGTACTACTACCaataataatcattttcaaGTTTTAGACGCTAGTTCTTTTGATAAACCTAGTGAAGAATATAATGTGGCTGTtggttttaacaattttattacacaTGAAGAactgaaacaatttattattaataataatttatttattacgaTTACtattcaataa